A single genomic interval of Penaeus vannamei isolate JL-2024 chromosome 21, ASM4276789v1, whole genome shotgun sequence harbors:
- the LOC113827891 gene encoding YLP motif-containing protein 1 isoform X1 has protein sequence MSEKRGPPPSAAFPGATAGVSYPQMIPPQNPPPSYVESLNHQVVAGNPGIPQYQPYVSQATAAAATAAQLQSFKDKDPASLAYYQNLAAAQQAQKLAYSQQAAYQQQQQSLYVQQQQQLYLQQLQGYYPPPPQAPPFQHGQNVLVLNGFESGARFDGIAQPSIPPPPPGVAPNAAQLAAASGAQVSMSQKKGSFLSGGSGGGFTFW, from the exons ATGTCGGAAAAGAGAG GACCTCCCCCATCAGCTGCTTTCCCAGGTGCCACCGCGGGAGTGAGTTACCCGCAGATGATACCTCCACAGAATCCACCTCCATCATATGTGGAGAGCCTAAACCACCAAGTGGTTGCAGGCAACCCTGGGATTCCACAGTATCAGCCCTACGTGAGCCAAGCCACGGCAGCAGCTGCAACTGCAGCTCAGCTTCAGAGCTTCAAG GATAAGGACCCAGCCTCTCTTGCATACTATCAGAACTTGGCAGCTGCCCAGCAAGCTCAAAAACTTGCCTACTCACAGCAGGCAGCataccagcagcagcaacagtccTTGTAtgtacagcagcagcaacaactgtaTCTACAACAGCTGCAGGGTTactatccacctcctccacaaGCTCCTCCATTCCAGCATGGACAGAATGTTTTGGTGTTG AATGGTTTTGAATCTGGTGCCAGGTTCGATGGCATTGCCCAGCCCagcatccctcccccaccacctggCGTTGCCCCCAATGCTGCTCAGCTGGCTGCTGCTTCCGGTGCTCAAGTATCGATGAGTCAGAAGAAAGGTTCCTTCCTCAGTGGAGGGTCAGGTGGAGGGTTCACTTTTTGGTAA
- the LOC113827891 gene encoding DAZ-associated protein 2 isoform X2: protein MIPPQNPPPSYVESLNHQVVAGNPGIPQYQPYVSQATAAAATAAQLQSFKDKDPASLAYYQNLAAAQQAQKLAYSQQAAYQQQQQSLYVQQQQQLYLQQLQGYYPPPPQAPPFQHGQNVLVLNGFESGARFDGIAQPSIPPPPPGVAPNAAQLAAASGAQVSMSQKKGSFLSGGSGGGFTFW, encoded by the exons ATGATACCTCCACAGAATCCACCTCCATCATATGTGGAGAGCCTAAACCACCAAGTGGTTGCAGGCAACCCTGGGATTCCACAGTATCAGCCCTACGTGAGCCAAGCCACGGCAGCAGCTGCAACTGCAGCTCAGCTTCAGAGCTTCAAG GATAAGGACCCAGCCTCTCTTGCATACTATCAGAACTTGGCAGCTGCCCAGCAAGCTCAAAAACTTGCCTACTCACAGCAGGCAGCataccagcagcagcaacagtccTTGTAtgtacagcagcagcaacaactgtaTCTACAACAGCTGCAGGGTTactatccacctcctccacaaGCTCCTCCATTCCAGCATGGACAGAATGTTTTGGTGTTG AATGGTTTTGAATCTGGTGCCAGGTTCGATGGCATTGCCCAGCCCagcatccctcccccaccacctggCGTTGCCCCCAATGCTGCTCAGCTGGCTGCTGCTTCCGGTGCTCAAGTATCGATGAGTCAGAAGAAAGGTTCCTTCCTCAGTGGAGGGTCAGGTGGAGGGTTCACTTTTTGGTAA